The following are encoded together in the Flavobacterium sp. TR2 genome:
- the galA gene encoding beta-galactosidase GalA, giving the protein MKTTFFLRTILCFLILYSNPFYAQNKSERELILIDKDWRFSFGHLYDTKKDFGHAEGYFSYLTKTGFGDGPAAKDFDDRAWRKLDLPHDWAVEQPFSASASFSHGFKAAGKNFPEKSIGWYRKRINISNDDLGKTISLKFDGVFRNSKVFFNGFYLGTQESGYNGFEYDVTAYVNYGGENTIVVRVDASMEEGWFYEGAGIYRHVYLQKTNPLHVAQNGTYVTSKIDKENALITAEVKLENKGYFKGNVEISQTILDASGKQVAAVSANVTVPEFYKTKSYSSNLNVKNPLLWDVDNPNLYQLITEIKSEGKVIDQYKTSFGIRTIKFDPENGFFLNGKHVKLKGTNNHQDHAGLGTALPDEIQYYRIAKLKEMGANAYRCSHHPPTPELLEACDKLGMLVIDETRLMGINEYHLNGLQQMMERDRNHPSIFCWSVGNEEWQIEGGITGERITNIMQDFSKSIDPTRPVTIGISSGFKSGISSVVEIMGYNYLGNGDIDAHRSQFKLQPGMGTEEGSTFATRGIYFTDDAKHYQSAYDKKPRPTFYSIEEGWKFYAERPYLAGIFIWTGFDYRGEPTPYGWPSVTSYFGMMDVCGFPKDNVFYLKSWWGREPVLHLLPHWNWSGMEGKEIDVWVYSNCDELELFLNKKSLGKKKMEQNGHLEWKVKYAPGTLEAVGYKNGKKVLSDIQKTTGKAENIKLSLDKENVLKGNVAVLTVETTDKNSLHVPTADNEIAFSIKGGKILGVSNGDPTSLESDQFIDGIALVAINNLKEQKGSNASLPQQLPDYDEKEWIEAFKDRDYKKQAPSYIYKGEFELQHNSASNNVSFFYKKIGAETVVFVNGSKVEPSKEDSQKYILNASILKVGKNTIHIAATPLQKVKDWDVMNTDPGIIQVITPAESWKRKLFNGYAQIIIQKAENAKEVVLSASAKGLNNGVIVVK; this is encoded by the coding sequence ATGAAAACCACTTTTTTCTTGAGAACAATTCTTTGCTTTTTAATTCTGTATTCAAATCCTTTCTATGCTCAAAACAAATCAGAAAGAGAGCTTATTTTGATCGACAAAGACTGGCGGTTCTCATTTGGACATTTATACGACACTAAGAAAGATTTTGGTCATGCAGAAGGCTATTTTTCCTATTTAACCAAAACGGGTTTTGGCGATGGGCCTGCCGCAAAAGATTTTGACGATCGCGCTTGGAGAAAATTAGATCTTCCGCACGATTGGGCAGTAGAACAGCCCTTTAGCGCAAGCGCAAGTTTTAGCCACGGATTTAAAGCTGCTGGCAAAAATTTCCCAGAGAAAAGCATTGGCTGGTATAGAAAGAGAATAAACATTTCAAATGATGATTTAGGAAAAACCATTTCTTTAAAATTTGATGGGGTTTTTAGAAATTCAAAAGTCTTTTTTAACGGATTTTATTTAGGAACCCAAGAAAGCGGCTATAATGGTTTTGAGTATGATGTAACGGCCTATGTAAATTATGGAGGCGAAAATACCATTGTAGTCCGTGTCGATGCTTCGATGGAAGAAGGCTGGTTTTATGAGGGAGCAGGAATTTACAGGCACGTATATCTTCAGAAAACAAATCCCCTTCATGTGGCGCAAAACGGAACGTATGTAACTTCGAAAATCGATAAGGAAAACGCTTTAATAACAGCAGAAGTAAAATTGGAGAATAAAGGCTATTTTAAAGGAAATGTTGAAATAAGCCAAACTATTTTGGATGCTTCAGGAAAACAAGTAGCCGCTGTTTCTGCTAATGTAACAGTTCCAGAATTTTATAAAACAAAATCATATTCGTCAAATTTAAATGTCAAAAATCCGCTTTTGTGGGATGTTGACAACCCCAATTTATATCAGCTAATTACCGAAATTAAAAGTGAAGGTAAAGTAATAGATCAATACAAAACTTCTTTCGGAATCAGAACTATAAAATTTGATCCAGAAAACGGATTTTTCCTTAACGGAAAGCACGTAAAACTAAAAGGGACAAACAACCATCAAGATCATGCAGGTCTTGGAACAGCGCTTCCAGATGAAATTCAGTATTACAGAATTGCAAAACTGAAAGAAATGGGGGCAAATGCATATCGATGTTCGCACCATCCGCCAACGCCAGAATTATTGGAGGCGTGCGACAAATTAGGAATGCTGGTTATTGATGAAACCCGTCTGATGGGAATCAACGAGTATCATTTGAATGGTCTACAGCAAATGATGGAGCGTGACCGTAATCATCCGAGCATTTTCTGCTGGTCGGTTGGAAATGAAGAATGGCAGATTGAAGGTGGCATTACTGGTGAAAGAATTACCAATATAATGCAGGATTTCAGTAAAAGCATTGACCCCACAAGACCTGTAACAATAGGAATCAGCAGCGGATTTAAAAGCGGGATTTCTTCGGTAGTCGAAATAATGGGTTATAATTATTTAGGAAACGGAGATATTGACGCGCATAGAAGTCAGTTTAAGCTGCAGCCGGGAATGGGAACCGAAGAAGGCTCGACTTTTGCGACCCGCGGCATTTATTTCACCGACGATGCCAAACATTACCAGAGCGCTTATGATAAAAAGCCAAGGCCAACTTTTTACAGCATTGAGGAAGGTTGGAAATTCTACGCTGAAAGGCCATATTTGGCAGGAATATTTATTTGGACAGGTTTTGATTATCGCGGCGAACCAACTCCCTATGGCTGGCCGTCTGTGACTTCTTATTTTGGAATGATGGACGTTTGCGGTTTTCCGAAAGACAATGTTTTTTACTTAAAATCATGGTGGGGAAGAGAACCTGTTCTGCATTTGCTGCCTCATTGGAATTGGAGCGGGATGGAAGGTAAAGAAATCGATGTTTGGGTATATTCGAATTGTGATGAATTGGAGCTTTTTCTCAACAAAAAAAGTTTAGGAAAAAAGAAAATGGAACAAAATGGCCATTTGGAATGGAAAGTAAAGTATGCTCCAGGCACTTTGGAAGCAGTTGGATATAAAAACGGAAAAAAAGTGCTTTCAGACATTCAGAAAACCACTGGAAAAGCAGAAAATATCAAGTTGTCCTTGGATAAGGAAAATGTATTGAAGGGGAATGTCGCTGTTCTGACAGTTGAAACTACAGATAAAAACAGTTTGCACGTGCCAACAGCAGATAATGAGATTGCTTTTTCTATAAAAGGTGGCAAAATTTTAGGAGTGAGCAACGGAGATCCAACTTCGCTCGAGAGCGATCAGTTTATTGATGGAATTGCCTTGGTTGCTATAAATAATCTTAAGGAGCAAAAAGGTTCAAATGCATCTTTGCCTCAGCAATTGCCAGATTATGATGAAAAGGAATGGATAGAAGCTTTTAAAGATCGTGATTATAAAAAGCAAGCGCCATCATACATTTATAAAGGAGAGTTTGAATTGCAGCATAATTCAGCTTCTAATAATGTGAGCTTTTTTTATAAAAAAATTGGAGCAGAGACAGTGGTTTTCGTTAACGGAAGTAAAGTGGAACCAAGCAAAGAAGATTCGCAAAAATATATTCTGAATGCATCTATTTTAAAAGTAGGAAAAAATACAATTCACATTGCAGCAACACCTTTGCAAAAAGTAAAAGATTGGGATGTAATGAACACCGATCCTGGAATCATTCAAGTTATTACTCCTGCAGAATCTTGGAAAAGAAAACTTTTTAATGGTTATGCTCAAATCATTATTCAGAAAGCAGAAAATGCAAAAGAAGTAGTTTTATCTGCTTCTGCGAAGGGATTGAATAATGGTGTGATTGTGGTGAAATAG
- a CDS encoding helix-turn-helix domain-containing protein: protein MNNQTETQSCDFTSDLKMKGFKVYPINGDFSKVPVYSRRDFYKICINTSKSIIQYADRGIETDGTILFFGNPIIPYSWETVSEKFEGYACVFTEEFFKTKDRSETLQESPLFKIGGTPIFTLNAEQKVFIDSLFQKMIQEYETDYAFKDDLMRSYVNLIIHESMKMQPSENFFKHKNASSRITSLFLELLERQFPIETKNQPLALKTPQDYAQSLSVHVNHLNRSVKEVTGKPTTAHITERVINEAKALLQHTDWSISDIGYSLGFEYPSYFNNYFKRLTGTVPKSLRM from the coding sequence ATGAATAATCAGACAGAAACTCAGAGTTGCGATTTTACTTCAGATTTGAAAATGAAGGGCTTTAAGGTGTACCCGATAAATGGGGATTTCAGTAAAGTTCCAGTTTATAGCCGAAGAGACTTTTATAAAATCTGCATTAACACCAGTAAAAGTATCATACAATATGCTGACCGCGGAATAGAAACCGATGGAACGATTCTGTTTTTCGGCAATCCGATTATTCCGTATTCTTGGGAAACGGTTTCTGAAAAATTTGAAGGCTATGCCTGTGTCTTTACTGAAGAGTTCTTTAAAACCAAAGACCGATCAGAAACACTTCAAGAATCGCCTTTGTTTAAAATAGGAGGAACTCCAATCTTTACTTTAAATGCTGAACAAAAGGTGTTTATCGATTCATTATTCCAGAAAATGATCCAAGAATATGAAACCGATTATGCTTTTAAAGACGATTTAATGCGCAGCTACGTCAATTTGATTATTCATGAATCGATGAAAATGCAGCCTTCGGAGAACTTTTTTAAACATAAAAATGCGTCTTCGCGAATTACTTCTTTGTTTTTGGAATTATTAGAAAGGCAATTTCCAATAGAAACCAAAAATCAGCCTTTGGCTTTAAAAACACCTCAGGATTATGCGCAGAGCCTGTCTGTGCACGTAAATCATTTAAATCGTTCTGTAAAAGAAGTTACAGGAAAACCAACCACCGCACACATTACCGAAAGAGTAATCAACGAAGCAAAAGCTTTGCTGCAGCATACAGACTGGAGCATTTCTGACATTGGCTACTCGCTTGGATTTGAGTATCCGAGTTATTTTAATAATTATTTTAAAAGGCTTACAGGAACGGTTCCGAAATCGCTTCGAATGTAA
- a CDS encoding cupin domain-containing protein: MSTHFTAVIEEGKIPNTYMTGEVSYKKQTSEIHPENTVIKDISFEPGARTNWHSNASLQLIIVTDGVGYYQERGGQINLIEKGKVITVLPGVEHWYGATPNTKYSHITIVTEVDKGFGIWLDSVTDEEYYSF, translated from the coding sequence ATGTCGACACATTTCACTGCTGTAATCGAAGAAGGTAAAATTCCAAATACTTATATGACAGGCGAAGTGTCATATAAAAAACAGACGAGCGAAATTCACCCTGAAAACACTGTCATCAAAGATATTTCTTTTGAACCCGGAGCAAGAACAAATTGGCACAGTAACGCAAGTCTTCAGTTAATCATTGTAACAGATGGGGTTGGCTATTACCAAGAAAGAGGCGGACAAATAAATCTTATCGAAAAAGGAAAAGTAATCACGGTTTTACCAGGAGTAGAACATTGGTACGGAGCAACGCCCAATACTAAATATTCTCACATTACCATTGTGACAGAAGTAGACAAAGGTTTTGGAATATGGCTGGATAGTGTTACCGATGAAGAGTATTATTCTTTTTGA
- a CDS encoding NAD(P)-dependent alcohol dehydrogenase translates to METKSIKAFGTEAAEAPLKTLDIKRRAVQAHDVEIEILYCGICHSDLHSARNEWHGTIYPIVPGHEIVGRVTKVGDHVKGFKVGDLAGVGCMVDSCRECEQCKEGLEQYCDPGSILTFNSPDAHLGGQTFGGYSQSIVVDENFVLHISDKLELSAVAPLLCAGITTYSPLKHWKVGPGQKVGIVGIGGLGHMGIKLAKAMGAHVVVLTTSLSKVEDAKRLGADEVILSTDPAQMAKHAKSMNFILDCVSAEHNIDSYLNLLKVDGTLTLVGAPMDPLPVTSFSLILGRRSFAGSAIGGIAETQEMLDFCAEHNITADVEVIGVNGVNDAYERLLKGDIKYRFVIDMASLK, encoded by the coding sequence ATGGAAACAAAAAGCATTAAAGCCTTTGGTACAGAAGCTGCCGAAGCACCATTAAAAACCTTAGATATTAAAAGAAGAGCAGTACAGGCACACGACGTAGAAATCGAAATTTTGTATTGCGGAATCTGCCACTCCGATTTGCACTCGGCTAGAAACGAATGGCATGGCACTATTTATCCGATTGTTCCGGGACATGAGATTGTAGGGCGTGTTACAAAAGTTGGAGATCATGTAAAAGGGTTTAAAGTTGGCGATTTGGCAGGTGTAGGCTGTATGGTTGATTCTTGCAGAGAGTGCGAGCAGTGTAAAGAAGGTTTGGAGCAATATTGCGATCCAGGAAGCATCTTGACATTTAACTCTCCTGATGCGCATTTGGGCGGACAAACTTTTGGAGGATATTCTCAAAGTATTGTTGTTGACGAAAATTTCGTATTGCATATTTCAGATAAATTAGAGCTTTCGGCAGTTGCGCCACTATTATGTGCAGGAATTACAACCTATTCTCCATTAAAACACTGGAAAGTGGGGCCTGGACAAAAAGTGGGAATAGTTGGAATTGGAGGTTTAGGCCATATGGGAATCAAATTGGCAAAAGCAATGGGAGCTCACGTAGTGGTTTTAACTACTTCTTTGTCTAAAGTTGAAGATGCAAAGCGTTTGGGTGCTGATGAGGTTATTTTGTCGACAGATCCAGCACAGATGGCAAAACACGCCAAAAGCATGAACTTTATTTTAGACTGTGTTTCGGCAGAGCATAATATCGATTCGTATTTAAATTTACTGAAAGTAGACGGAACGCTAACGCTTGTGGGAGCACCAATGGATCCGCTTCCTGTAACTTCTTTCAGCCTTATTTTAGGAAGAAGAAGCTTTGCAGGTTCTGCTATCGGCGGAATTGCAGAAACTCAAGAAATGCTTGATTTCTGTGCTGAGCATAACATTACTGCAGACGTAGAAGTAATCGGAGTCAATGGTGTAAACGACGCCTACGAAAGATTACTAAAAGGAGATATCAAATATCGTTTTGTGATTGATATGGCTTCGCTTAAATAA
- a CDS encoding aldo/keto reductase, with the protein MQTRKLGNSSLEVSALGLGCMGMSFGYGPAHDKNEMISLLRSAYEKGITFFDTAECYGPFLNEELLGEALAPFRDKVVIATKFGFLEGDSKKGLDSRPEWIRKSIEGSLKRLNTDVIDLYYQHRVDPNVPMEEVAGTIKDLIQEGKVKHFGLSEAGVESIRRAHAVQPVTALQSEYSLWWRTPEEEIFPVLEELGIGFVPFSPLGRGFLTAKIDENTQFDSTDFRNTLPRFTPEARKVNQALVDLVSKIAAEKGATNAQIALAWILAQKPWIAPIPGTTKLHRLEENLGAVDLKLSVQDLAEINEAASKIIIEGSRYPEHLQKIAGK; encoded by the coding sequence ATGCAAACACGTAAACTAGGAAATAGCAGTCTTGAAGTTTCAGCGTTGGGACTTGGCTGCATGGGAATGAGTTTTGGTTATGGGCCAGCTCATGATAAAAACGAAATGATAAGTCTGCTGCGTTCAGCTTACGAAAAAGGAATCACTTTTTTTGATACGGCAGAATGTTATGGGCCATTTTTGAACGAAGAATTGTTGGGAGAGGCTTTGGCGCCTTTCAGAGATAAAGTTGTCATTGCAACGAAATTCGGTTTTTTGGAAGGCGATTCTAAAAAAGGATTAGACAGCCGTCCCGAATGGATTAGAAAAAGCATTGAAGGTTCTTTAAAAAGATTAAATACCGATGTCATTGATTTGTATTATCAGCATCGCGTTGATCCAAATGTGCCAATGGAAGAGGTTGCAGGCACGATAAAAGATTTAATTCAGGAAGGAAAAGTAAAACATTTTGGACTTTCAGAAGCTGGGGTCGAAAGCATTCGTCGTGCGCACGCAGTTCAGCCTGTAACGGCATTGCAAAGCGAATACTCGCTTTGGTGGAGAACACCAGAAGAAGAAATTTTTCCAGTCTTAGAAGAATTAGGAATTGGTTTTGTCCCTTTTAGTCCGTTGGGAAGAGGTTTTCTAACCGCTAAAATCGATGAAAATACGCAGTTTGATAGCACAGATTTTAGAAATACGCTGCCTCGTTTTACTCCAGAAGCTAGAAAAGTAAATCAGGCGCTAGTTGATTTGGTGTCGAAAATCGCTGCAGAAAAAGGAGCAACAAACGCGCAAATTGCCCTTGCTTGGATTTTAGCCCAAAAACCATGGATTGCACCAATTCCCGGAACAACTAAACTGCATCGTTTAGAAGAAAATTTAGGCGCAGTAGACTTAAAGCTTTCCGTACAAGATTTAGCAGAAATCAACGAAGCCGCTTCAAAAATCATCATTGAAGGCTCAAGATACCCAGAGCATTTGCAGAAGATAGCTGGGAAATAG